The proteins below are encoded in one region of Podarcis raffonei isolate rPodRaf1 chromosome 8, rPodRaf1.pri, whole genome shotgun sequence:
- the LOC128420332 gene encoding casein kinase II subunit alpha'-like gives MPGPAAGSRSRVYAEVNSLRSREYWDYEAHVPTWGNQDDYQLVRKLGWGKYSEVFEAINITNNERVVVKILKPVKEKKIKREVKILENLRGGTNIIKLIDTVKDPVSKTPALVFEYINNTDFKQLYQILTDFDIRFYMYELLKALDYCHSMGIMHRDVKPHNVMIDHQQKKLRLIDWGLAEFYHPAQEYNVRAASRYFKGPELLVDYQMYDYSLDMWSLGCMLASMIFRKEPFFHGQDNYDQLVRIAKVLGTDELYGYNLQH, from the exons ATGCCCGGCCCGGCCGCCGGGAGCCGGTCCCGCGTCTACGCCGAAGTCAACAGCTTGAGGAGTCGCGAGTACTGGGACTACGAGGCACACGTCCCCACCTGGGGTAATCAAGACGATTATCAACTGGTTCGGAAACTCGGCTGGGGGAAATATAGTGAAGTCTTTGAGGCTATAAACATCACCAACAACGAACGAGTGGTTGTGAAAATTCTTAAGCCAGTGAAGGAAAAGAAGATAAAACGAGAAGTTAAGATTCTGGAGAACCTGCGAGGTGGAACAAACATCATTAAACTGATCGACACTGTCAAGGATCCAGTGTCAAAGACTCCAGCTCTAGTGTTTGAATACATCAATAATACAGATTTCAAGCAACTGTATCAGATCCTGACAGACTTTGATATTCGGTTTTATATGTATGAATTGCTCAAGGCCTTGGATTACTGTCACAGCATGGGAATCATGCACAGAGATGTCAAACCTCATAACGTCATGATAGACCACCAACAGAAAAAGTTGCGGCTCATAGACTGGGGCTTGGCAGAATTCTACCATCCAGCTCAGGAATACAACGTCCGTGCGGCCTCGAGGTACTTCAAAGGGCCAGAGCTCCTCGTTGACTACCAAATGTACGATTATAGCTTAGACATGTGGAGCTTAGGCTGTATGCTGGCCAGCATGATCTTCCGAAAAGAACCTTTCTTCCATGGTCAAGACAACTATGACCAGTTGGTTCGCATTGCAAAGGTTCTGGGTACAGATGAATTATATGGTTATAATCTCCAG CATTGA
- the LOC128419817 gene encoding F-box only protein 44-like: MVSINDLPLEILLDVFDFFPSWHLLRCFRWVCCWWRDLVDSLNALWKDKCRRAGYPIEMLTSPFPDWKVFCLLCKLQKNIVRNPFGKEEFLYWEIDKDQEHCWGVEELLADEYPHDNITTCFFAFNGPDTKIQRITLKDHGYTDELMDYVTPHIVVQDWSDVLYPNPRYNYRLTVKLLADDFKALYTCYISNGEVIKDGTRNWKKTVYIFRNYPSGVRHIHFEHGVDYGKLANSSVIVGPNFP; this comes from the exons ATGGTGTCCATCAATGACCTGCCTCTGGAGATCCTGCTGGATGTGTTTGACTTCTTCCCCTCGTGGCACCTGCTCCGCTGCTTCCGTTGGGTGTGCTGCTGGTGGAGAGACCTGGTGGACTCCTTGAACGCTCTGTGGAAAGACAAGTGCAGACGGGCCGGCTACCCCATTGAGATGCTGACCAGTCCTTTCCCAGACTGGAAGGTCTTCTGCCTTCTCTGCAAGCTGCAGAAGAACATTGTCCGGAATCCTTTTGGCAAAG AGGAATTTCTCTACTGGGAAATCGACAAGGATCAGGAGCACTGCTGGGGTGTGGAGGAGCTGTTAGCAGACGAATACCCCCATGACAACATCACGACATGTTTCTTTGCCTTCAATGG GCCTGACACAAAAATTCAACGCATCACCTTGAAGGACCACGGCTACACGGATGAGTTGATGGACTACGTGACACCCCATATCGTGGTGCAGGATTG GTCTGATGTCCTCTACCCAAATCCTCGTTACAACTACAGACTGACCGTGAAGCTGCTGGCTGACGATTTTAAAGCCCTCTATACCTGCTATATCTCGAATGGGGAGGTAATCAAGGATGGCACAAGGAACTGGAAAAAG ACTGTGTACATCTTCCGCAACTACCCCAGCGGAGTCCGCCACATCCATTTTGAGCATGGCGTGGACTATGGAAAGCTTGCCAACAGCAGCGTCATCGTGGGCCCGAACTTCccgtag